One part of the Phragmites australis chromosome 3, lpPhrAust1.1, whole genome shotgun sequence genome encodes these proteins:
- the LOC133912123 gene encoding large ribosomal subunit protein uL4c-like, protein MPAAAVASSLLLSLCSSSSPFLSSSSTSFLPPSSSSPAAPHAAGRRKPAVSVLRALRAEAATLPVLSFTGDKVGEATLDLKSAPPSTARAVVHRALITDRQNARRGTASTLTRGEVRGGGRKPYQQKKTGKARRGSQRTPLRPGGGVVFGPKPRDWSIKINRKEKRLAISTAIASAAVAEDAFVVEEFNEAFAAGPKTREFVSALQRWGLDPKQKAMFFATEFDDNVRLSGRNIGSLKMLTPRTLNLYDILDSRKLFFTPAAIDYLNSRYGATVLDEYEDDTDVEDDGEEEVVEEQEEATTEEAALDEAEDSEADSRS, encoded by the exons ATGCCGGCCGCCGCTGTGGCCTCGTCTCTCCTCCTCTcgctctgctcctcctcctcccccttcctctcctcttcatccacctccttcctcccaccctcctcctcttcccccgCCGCCCCGCACGCCGCCGGCAGGAGGAAGCCGGCGGTCTCCGTCCTCCGCGCGCTGCGCGCCGAGGCGGCCACCCTCCCCGTGCTCTCCTTCACCGGGGATAAGGTCGGGGAGGCCACCCTCGACCTCAAGTCTGCGCCGCCCTCCACCGCGCGCGCCGTTGTGCACCGCGCGCTCATCACCGACCGCCAGAACGCGCGCCGGGGCACGGCTTCCACGCTCACCCGCGGCGAGGTCAGAGGCGGAGGGAGGAAGCCCTACCAGCAGAAGAAGACGGGGAAGGCGCGGCGCGGGTCGCAGCGCACCCCGCTCCGCCCCGGCGGTGGCGTCGTGTTCGGCCCCAAGCCCCGCGACTGGTCCATCAAGATCAACCGCAAGGAGAAGCGCTTAGCCATCTCCACCGCGATCGCCAGCGCCGCAGTGGCCGAGGATGCCTTCGTCGTGGAGGAGTTCAACGAGGCGTTTGCGGCGGGGCCCAAGACTAGGGAGTTCGTGTCCGCTCTGCAGCGGTGGGGGCTCGATCCCAAGCAGAAGGCCATGTTCTTTGCCACGGAGTTCGACGACAATGTGCGCCTCAGCGGCAGGAACATCGGCTCCCTCAAGATGCTCACCCCCAGGACGCTCAACCTGTACGACATCCTCGACTCCCGCAAGCTCTTCTTCACCCCTGCCGCCATCGACTACCTCAACTCCAGGTACGGTGCCACCGTACTCGATGAGTACGAGGACGATACCGATGTTGAGGATGACGGCGAAGAAGAAGtggtggaggagcaagaagaagccaCAACAGAGGAGGCTGCTCTAG ATGAGGCTGAAGACAGCGAGGCAGACAGCAGATCCTAG